A single genomic interval of Fructobacillus americanaquae harbors:
- a CDS encoding GTP pyrophosphokinase, translated as MEWESFFEPYTQAVAELKVKLNYLSAQYQKDGQPTPVEYVTGRVKSQASIEEKIVRRHLHEDRLALDLQDIAGLRIMTKYIEDIYAVVEILRKRTDFTILEERDYVMNAKPSGYRSYHMVIEYPVSLLDGEHKVLAEIQIRTLAMNFWATIEHDLRYKHGEISPEMAEELTEISNQTFSLEQEFSEIKAKD; from the coding sequence GTGGAGTGGGAAAGTTTTTTTGAACCATACACCCAGGCCGTCGCAGAGCTAAAAGTGAAGTTGAATTATCTCAGCGCACAGTACCAAAAGGACGGGCAGCCAACGCCGGTTGAGTATGTTACGGGTCGGGTGAAGTCCCAGGCGTCAATTGAAGAAAAAATTGTGCGTCGGCACTTGCATGAAGACCGTCTGGCCCTCGATTTGCAAGATATTGCTGGTTTGCGGATTATGACCAAGTATATTGAAGATATTTATGCGGTTGTGGAAATCTTACGCAAGCGGACTGATTTTACCATTTTGGAAGAACGTGATTACGTGATGAACGCTAAGCCTTCAGGCTATCGGTCATACCATATGGTGATTGAGTACCCTGTTTCCTTATTAGATGGGGAGCACAAGGTTTTAGCAGAAATTCAAATCAGAACCTTGGCAATGAACTTCTGGGCAACAATCGAACATGATTTGCGCTATAAGCATGGTGAGATTTCACCGGAGATGGCCGAAGAATTAACGGAAATTTCCAATCAGACCTTTTCACTGGAACAAGAATTTTCAGAAATAAAGGCCAAAGATTAA
- a CDS encoding ROK family glucokinase has product MAKDKLIGVDLGGTTIKFAILTDEGEVQQKWSIQTNILEDGKHIVPDIIESINHHLDLYQLDKSRVIGIGMGTPGTVNREEGTVQGAYNLNWAQEQAVKEPIQAGTGFDLTIDNDANVAALGEAWKGAGNNDADVSFITLGTGVGGGLVANHELIHGVAGAGGEVGHIIVEPNGYLCTCGNYGCLEQYASATGVVHLAQDFAEQYAGESKLNRMIDNGEEVTSKIIFDLAKEGDYLANETVDKLAYYLGYAAASISNILNPSAIVIGGGVAAAGEFLRERVEKNWTKFAFPTVRTSTVVKLAELGNDAGVIGAASLANKNKKEILL; this is encoded by the coding sequence ATGGCAAAAGATAAATTAATCGGGGTTGACCTCGGGGGAACTACCATTAAGTTTGCGATTTTGACTGACGAGGGTGAAGTCCAACAAAAGTGGTCAATTCAAACCAACATTTTGGAAGACGGTAAGCATATCGTCCCTGACATTATTGAATCAATTAATCATCATTTGGACTTGTACCAATTGGACAAGAGCCGCGTGATTGGCATTGGTATGGGAACTCCTGGAACAGTTAACCGTGAAGAGGGAACTGTTCAGGGTGCCTACAACTTGAACTGGGCACAAGAACAAGCAGTTAAGGAGCCAATCCAAGCTGGAACTGGTTTTGACTTAACCATCGATAACGATGCCAACGTTGCTGCCTTAGGTGAAGCCTGGAAGGGTGCTGGTAACAACGATGCCGATGTTTCCTTCATTACTTTGGGAACTGGTGTTGGTGGTGGCTTGGTTGCCAACCATGAATTGATTCATGGGGTTGCTGGTGCTGGTGGTGAAGTTGGCCACATCATCGTTGAGCCAAATGGTTACTTGTGTACTTGCGGTAACTATGGCTGCTTGGAGCAATACGCTTCTGCAACCGGTGTTGTTCACTTGGCACAGGACTTTGCTGAACAGTATGCTGGTGAATCAAAGTTAAACCGGATGATTGATAATGGTGAAGAAGTAACTTCAAAGATTATCTTTGATTTGGCCAAAGAAGGTGACTATTTGGCTAACGAAACGGTTGATAAGTTGGCTTACTACTTGGGTTATGCAGCTGCCTCCATTTCAAACATCTTGAACCCATCAGCCATCGTGATCGGTGGTGGTGTTGCTGCTGCAGGTGAATTCTTGCGCGAACGTGTTGAAAAGAACTGGACAAAGTTTGCCTTCCCAACTGTTCGGACTTCAACTGTTGTTAAGTTGGCTGAATTGGGAAATGATGCTGGTGTTATTGGCGCTGCTTCATTGGCTAACAAGAACAAAAAAGAAATTTTGCTCTAA
- a CDS encoding NAD kinase codes for MKVALYNNDQAQSLAIVADLKKELKAQGIALDRENPDLVVSVGGDGTLLGAFQEYIDGNDDLRFVGLHTGHLGFYTDWLGSEVKELVKSLVQDEGQRVSYPLLKMTTVMADGARQEYLALNEGTIKQPVGTMVADICLSGRLFEGFRGDGVAIATPTGSTAYNKANGGAVLHPSLKAIQMSEIASINNRVFRTLGSPLVVPAGQKITIRPKTKAFLLTCDQLEILAEGIEAVEFEVAEKEVHFASFRHLDFWSRVKQAFIADSSDEDVE; via the coding sequence ATGAAAGTCGCCTTATACAATAATGATCAGGCCCAGTCGCTTGCCATTGTGGCCGACCTGAAAAAAGAATTGAAAGCCCAGGGAATTGCTTTGGACCGGGAAAACCCCGATTTAGTGGTTTCTGTTGGTGGGGATGGCACCTTACTTGGAGCCTTTCAAGAATATATCGATGGCAATGACGACCTACGTTTCGTTGGTTTACATACCGGTCATCTTGGATTTTATACTGATTGGCTGGGCAGTGAGGTCAAGGAACTGGTGAAAAGCTTAGTCCAAGATGAAGGCCAGCGTGTTTCTTACCCGTTGTTGAAGATGACAACTGTGATGGCCGATGGTGCCAGGCAGGAATATTTGGCCTTGAATGAGGGGACGATTAAACAGCCAGTTGGCACAATGGTCGCCGATATTTGTTTAAGTGGCCGGCTCTTTGAGGGCTTTCGGGGGGACGGTGTCGCCATTGCAACGCCAACTGGATCGACTGCTTACAATAAGGCCAATGGTGGGGCAGTCTTACACCCATCATTAAAGGCAATCCAAATGTCTGAAATTGCGTCGATTAATAATCGGGTCTTTCGAACGTTGGGATCACCATTAGTGGTCCCGGCGGGACAGAAGATTACCATTCGACCCAAAACCAAAGCTTTTTTGTTGACCTGTGATCAGTTAGAAATTTTGGCCGAGGGCATTGAGGCCGTTGAATTTGAGGTGGCCGAAAAAGAAGTTCATTTTGCTTCCTTCCGTCATTTAGACTTTTGGAGTCGGGTGAAACAGGCCTTTATCGCTGACAGCAGTGATGAAGACGTTGAATAA
- the addA gene encoding helicase-exonuclease AddAB subunit AddA, producing the protein MARRYTENQAKAISHSGHNILVAASAGSGKTTVLIERLVQKILAGASVDEFLIVTFTNAAAAEMKERLEVALTQQIGQVTDDQQKRFLLDQLALLPVANVSTIDSFALKLIDTYYYKIGLDPSYRLLADQAELNLLKDRVIGTVFADFYDQGHPDHEAFLALVNNFANPNQDQNLKEKVLKLADFALARPDGSKWLASLAGDPDNGELQSQPASMKATNSGSLQTKLALETETDSESVAASRPALVDQNNFQKLLAPKILATFNQADQVFTGILQDIEGISELDKTANFVQNTLDRVHQIQQALTEHQSFDTLRGLIAAEWGKIPQAKTAKVFKEDPDLAALLDEARAGFSTFFAKSGRVGAVINLNQTIFALTENQWQQVNVAGDRLVRTLVTVTQTFLTAFAAKKREENLLDFSDAEQLSLLILQQEDVLNLVQSQFQEILVDEYQDINRLQESFLKSLSNGENMYMVGDVKQSIYGFRQADPSLFTGKYFDFARKDSPDERIELAENFRSENNVTTVINQIFTQLMDEELGDIPYQDSAKLIAAASYPEMVPAIFQLDIIEQAKLEGNAFATDDRGENQTGVAADNSEKRASQYRYLAQKIQGLIQTGEVYDQTAGLMRPVKFSDIAILTRSKTGYVELLRTLNQAGIPVQSDGVGNYYQVMEVYLVLDLLRIVDNPHQDIALAAVLRSPIFAFDENDLAEVRLADRQHDFYTAVVADAQNHDRSQTFLTMLGSWQSLARQNDLVGLVLAIYQDTGWLDYVGGLPGGNQRQANLHALYEKAGAFQENGQSGLYAFIQYIEEIQKNGQEVGEVAQEAAEESVALMTIHASKGLEFPIVILPELEKELNARDMQGDFLVQKDAGVGIDYLEPNAKVKVATMAKYAVKEALQRQAWSEEMRLYYVALTRAKQQLYLVGTVAKQEDESARPRALYLEARSTTGQFLGRDLRLRSKSYLDWTLITLARLQVPALTEWLGEVQTPRLPSTQTPQTGIIQVAIIPEEEVGPLKVESAGSSAISPAAGPANAGTSKQPIDSDLLRDRLNYQYPNWPATQTAAYQSVSEIKSLFEDPDQSQLAKLTLDQAGHQMLWPSHSAETENSAASQQPVAEKWQRFEERTTNKQQPSRGNAVKDNSRQNEPNLFAQSASEESASHRPDQRVLDPTAHVLTTDTLPVPAFEEDGQVKPAPTAVGTATHLILQLIDFNQPYTLADLEELLASLVTAGKVLDQVATLVDLDQILDFLQTDMAQTIARHSKTLHRENPFSMLVPANQVYPDLTETEPILIHGIIDGYFIDDQQKTITLFDYKTDYVAKTPGPKQNEGLTKIRHQYTGQIRLYQSALQQEYPGYQVQNGLLILLAGHKTLEISARRPVGLS; encoded by the coding sequence ATGGCTAGACGATACACCGAAAATCAGGCCAAGGCAATTAGCCATAGCGGCCACAATATCCTAGTGGCGGCCTCGGCTGGTTCTGGTAAGACAACGGTCCTGATTGAACGCTTAGTTCAAAAAATTTTAGCCGGTGCCAGTGTTGATGAATTTTTAATCGTGACCTTTACCAACGCGGCTGCTGCGGAAATGAAGGAACGGTTAGAAGTAGCGCTTACGCAACAAATTGGCCAGGTGACAGATGACCAGCAAAAACGTTTTTTGCTGGATCAGTTGGCACTTTTACCCGTTGCGAATGTCTCGACTATCGACTCCTTTGCGCTGAAACTCATCGATACGTACTACTATAAAATTGGTCTCGATCCTAGTTACCGGCTCTTAGCCGATCAGGCGGAGCTGAACCTGCTAAAGGACCGGGTGATTGGGACGGTCTTTGCTGATTTTTATGACCAAGGCCATCCTGACCATGAAGCTTTTTTGGCCTTAGTCAATAATTTTGCTAATCCAAATCAGGATCAGAACCTCAAAGAAAAAGTCTTAAAACTGGCTGATTTTGCCTTAGCCCGGCCGGACGGTTCAAAGTGGCTGGCCTCTTTGGCGGGTGACCCTGACAACGGTGAGTTGCAGAGTCAGCCGGCCTCGATGAAAGCCACTAACAGCGGTAGTTTACAGACGAAGTTAGCCTTGGAGACTGAGACAGATTCAGAATCAGTGGCTGCTTCAAGGCCAGCGCTAGTTGACCAGAACAACTTTCAAAAGTTGTTAGCACCAAAAATTTTGGCAACTTTTAACCAGGCGGACCAGGTTTTTACTGGAATCTTGCAAGACATCGAGGGTATTAGCGAGTTAGACAAGACAGCCAATTTTGTCCAGAATACCTTGGATAGGGTCCATCAAATTCAACAGGCGTTAACCGAACACCAATCCTTTGATACTCTACGGGGGTTGATTGCAGCCGAATGGGGCAAAATTCCACAAGCGAAGACGGCCAAGGTCTTTAAGGAGGATCCTGACTTAGCAGCACTGTTGGATGAAGCTAGAGCTGGCTTTAGCACCTTTTTTGCTAAATCTGGTCGTGTTGGCGCAGTTATTAACCTGAACCAAACTATTTTTGCTTTGACAGAAAATCAGTGGCAACAGGTCAATGTGGCCGGTGACCGGTTAGTGAGAACGCTGGTGACGGTGACGCAGACGTTTTTGACTGCTTTTGCTGCTAAGAAGCGGGAGGAAAACTTGCTGGACTTTTCAGATGCCGAACAGTTGTCCTTGCTGATTTTACAGCAAGAAGATGTGTTGAACTTGGTGCAAAGCCAATTTCAAGAAATCCTGGTTGATGAATACCAGGATATTAACCGACTCCAGGAAAGCTTCTTGAAAAGCTTGTCAAACGGTGAAAATATGTACATGGTCGGGGATGTCAAGCAGAGCATTTACGGTTTCCGTCAGGCAGATCCGTCGCTCTTTACCGGTAAATACTTTGACTTTGCCAGGAAGGACAGCCCAGATGAACGAATTGAATTGGCTGAAAACTTTCGATCAGAAAATAACGTGACGACGGTGATTAACCAGATTTTCACCCAATTGATGGATGAAGAGCTGGGTGATATTCCATACCAGGATTCTGCTAAATTGATTGCCGCAGCCTCCTATCCGGAAATGGTGCCAGCGATCTTTCAGTTGGATATCATCGAACAGGCAAAGCTGGAGGGAAATGCCTTTGCGACTGATGATCGTGGTGAAAATCAGACGGGGGTAGCAGCCGATAATAGCGAAAAAAGGGCCAGTCAGTACCGCTACTTAGCACAAAAGATCCAGGGATTGATTCAAACCGGGGAAGTCTATGATCAAACGGCCGGTTTGATGCGTCCAGTCAAGTTTTCCGACATCGCGATCTTAACGCGGTCAAAGACTGGTTATGTTGAATTATTGCGCACGTTAAATCAGGCTGGTATCCCAGTTCAGTCGGATGGGGTTGGAAACTACTACCAGGTCATGGAGGTATACTTAGTCCTTGATCTCTTGCGAATTGTTGATAATCCTCATCAGGATATCGCCCTTGCGGCCGTTTTGCGATCACCAATTTTTGCCTTTGATGAAAATGATTTGGCGGAAGTTCGCTTGGCTGATCGCCAGCACGATTTCTATACCGCCGTGGTAGCGGATGCCCAGAATCATGACCGCAGCCAAACTTTCTTGACAATGCTTGGTTCCTGGCAATCTTTGGCTCGGCAAAATGATTTGGTTGGCTTGGTTTTGGCGATATACCAGGATACCGGTTGGCTGGATTATGTTGGTGGCCTGCCCGGCGGGAACCAGCGGCAAGCTAATTTGCACGCCCTGTATGAAAAGGCCGGTGCCTTTCAAGAGAACGGTCAATCAGGGCTGTACGCCTTTATCCAATACATTGAAGAAATTCAAAAGAACGGCCAGGAAGTGGGCGAAGTCGCCCAGGAAGCAGCCGAGGAAAGTGTGGCCTTGATGACCATCCATGCTTCTAAGGGGCTGGAATTTCCAATCGTAATTTTGCCAGAGCTTGAAAAGGAGTTGAATGCCCGCGATATGCAAGGGGACTTCTTAGTGCAAAAAGATGCCGGTGTTGGTATTGATTACTTGGAACCAAATGCCAAGGTTAAGGTAGCGACAATGGCAAAGTATGCCGTCAAGGAAGCTTTGCAACGACAGGCTTGGTCAGAGGAGATGCGCCTTTATTACGTGGCCTTAACTCGGGCCAAACAGCAGCTCTATCTGGTTGGTACTGTTGCTAAGCAAGAAGATGAAAGTGCCCGGCCACGGGCGCTTTATCTTGAGGCGCGGTCAACAACTGGGCAGTTCTTAGGTCGCGACTTACGTCTTCGGTCCAAGTCTTACTTGGATTGGACGTTGATCACTTTGGCTCGGTTGCAGGTGCCAGCGCTGACTGAGTGGCTGGGCGAGGTCCAAACGCCACGGTTGCCATCAACTCAAACGCCACAAACTGGCATAATTCAAGTCGCCATTATTCCAGAAGAAGAAGTTGGCCCCTTGAAGGTGGAATCAGCTGGCTCGTCAGCCATATCACCGGCTGCTGGACCAGCAAATGCTGGCACATCGAAGCAGCCAATTGACAGCGACCTTCTGCGTGACCGTTTGAATTACCAATATCCTAACTGGCCAGCGACCCAAACAGCCGCCTATCAATCAGTCTCTGAAATTAAGAGTCTCTTTGAGGATCCGGACCAAAGTCAATTGGCAAAGTTAACCTTGGATCAGGCCGGTCACCAAATGCTATGGCCGTCTCATTCTGCTGAGACTGAAAATAGCGCAGCGTCTCAGCAGCCGGTGGCGGAAAAGTGGCAGCGATTTGAAGAAAGGACCACGAACAAGCAGCAACCATCCCGAGGCAATGCTGTCAAGGATAATAGTAGGCAAAACGAGCCCAACTTGTTTGCTCAGTCGGCAAGCGAAGAAAGTGCCAGCCACCGTCCTGACCAGCGTGTCTTGGATCCGACGGCTCATGTACTCACGACCGATACCTTACCGGTACCAGCCTTTGAAGAGGACGGTCAAGTTAAGCCAGCGCCAACTGCGGTGGGGACGGCGACCCATCTGATTTTACAGTTGATTGACTTTAACCAACCCTACACGTTGGCCGACCTTGAAGAACTGTTGGCTAGTTTGGTGACGGCTGGCAAGGTTTTGGACCAGGTGGCTACTCTGGTTGATTTGGACCAGATTCTGGACTTCTTACAGACAGACATGGCACAAACAATTGCTCGTCATTCAAAGACACTGCACCGGGAAAATCCATTTTCAATGTTGGTGCCTGCTAACCAGGTCTATCCTGATTTAACTGAAACGGAACCAATTTTAATTCATGGAATCATTGATGGTTACTTTATTGATGACCAGCAAAAAACGATTACGCTCTTTGATTACAAGACAGACTATGTGGCGAAAACGCCAGGGCCAAAGCAAAACGAGGGCTTGACCAAGATTCGCCACCAATATACTGGCCAAATTCGTCTCTATCAGTCGGCTTTGCAGCAGGAATATCCTGGCTACCAGGTCCAAAATGGACTTTTAATTCTTTTGGCTGGTCATAAAACGCTTGAAATTTCTGCTAGGCGGCCGGTGGGGCTTTCGTAA
- a CDS encoding PD-(D/E)XK nuclease family protein: MAVTILLTPGEVDSRQQLVEQIHNQLVHQDRRDIYYVVPNHVKFDAEVDVLKRLARAQGYSADQVFAQSQVQVYSLTRLAWRFLQAEGKVQPPVLGEAGLFVLVSQILKENASLLPTFARMQAKKGFVQNLVSQLAELRGAEISPQDLLAILDQVQKSGQTNPLQTKNLNQKLRDLAIVADAFNEALAERYLLAQEALPYFVEQSENLDLSNTVIYLEGFTGFTAGEWSVIHFLIEKTDLTLAILGDKDQLTTFESGDVYAKPLTTALTIIKRAKHKEIDITVLDGRQRQSFDLVADHPVEPAEKQAATQSVSENKTRKTTKEILLPVWAKLGSYQEPEEKQVEPDLQAFVADNTVTELEEVARRIRQDLQEQPDLRLRDILVLARDLGPYSKHLPAVMNQFDLAYFLDNDIKMGNHPLVELVTKLLGPANQAFYPENILTILKTGFLRPSQDGQLISDDIYFETVAYLDNYLAGHRPSARKWHDRQAQFILFEDNGEPDRPGFDQDQRVNHRLNLLKGFVVEALDAMHQGLKRAKTLSAGARFLMTYLDQFQVKKAIINHRDALVAAGDLVKAQQVMEVWQLFINILDQVLQVSGEQVFDRQVFLASLQSGFSGGKFTGIPNQLDQLTISEAGIVQSQKYRILYFIGGTRSALPAQVKNKTVLTDQDRLLVQPALAEQETPRYLRQTAAAQMAEENLVFYGALQTASSKVVLSYPLLNQEGQKNEMSPYYSRLLNFFLVPVQPVAGQAKNLADLTAHYLGTPAATLSQLAKMTDIVGQETDFQIVRDTLADAGLGGQVDKVLSSRHYQNQARILTPALAKELFQRPLRVSISQIEAFYQNPYEYFLKYGLHLQERPSAELDAASTGIIYHDLFEKAIFNLIEKKESLRDLTPADIKAVVQGELERLVQEPPFAELNEDGQGKTVAKYLDQVAQELLKQLTQAAQTNQSVPDRVETLFGFPQGDLMALSLGEGDREVIVRGKIDRLDRQDPDGNFATLVDYKTSKKTFSYRDAANGLQLQLLTYWQAVQENAKQLGIQNVGGAFFAPIQQEVIPLAKFRGDVDELLAGKATSQSFQYRGLALDNPDYLDELERLAPKEKARYYQLTMSKDGQPTATSETIAAADFALLAKKNRELLQEAAAKIQAGQFPIRPVESALQYSAYQDIMRFDKVLGDHYQVPKYTGRKQAVIKQLQTEEDGENG, from the coding sequence ATGGCGGTTACGATTCTATTGACACCGGGTGAGGTAGACAGCCGGCAACAACTGGTTGAACAAATTCACAACCAGCTGGTCCACCAGGACCGGCGTGATATTTATTACGTGGTGCCTAATCATGTGAAGTTTGATGCGGAAGTTGACGTCTTAAAACGGTTGGCTCGGGCTCAGGGCTATTCGGCAGACCAAGTTTTTGCACAATCTCAGGTTCAGGTTTACTCGTTAACCCGGTTAGCTTGGCGTTTTTTACAGGCTGAAGGGAAGGTCCAGCCACCAGTACTGGGAGAGGCGGGTCTTTTTGTGCTGGTTTCTCAAATTTTAAAAGAGAATGCCAGCCTCTTGCCAACCTTTGCCCGAATGCAAGCCAAGAAAGGTTTTGTGCAAAATTTGGTTAGTCAGTTAGCTGAATTACGTGGCGCAGAAATCAGTCCTCAGGATTTGCTGGCTATCTTGGACCAGGTCCAGAAAAGTGGGCAAACGAATCCCTTGCAGACAAAAAACTTGAACCAGAAGCTCCGCGATTTGGCAATTGTAGCAGATGCCTTCAACGAGGCCTTGGCGGAGCGCTATTTGTTGGCCCAAGAAGCCCTACCTTATTTTGTTGAGCAAAGCGAGAACTTGGACTTAAGTAATACTGTCATCTATCTTGAAGGGTTTACCGGTTTTACGGCTGGTGAATGGTCCGTGATTCATTTTTTGATTGAAAAAACTGATTTGACCTTGGCTATCTTGGGTGACAAAGACCAGTTGACCACGTTTGAGTCTGGGGATGTTTATGCCAAACCACTGACAACAGCTTTGACCATTATTAAACGCGCCAAGCACAAGGAAATTGATATCACGGTTTTGGATGGCCGGCAAAGGCAGTCTTTTGACTTGGTGGCCGATCACCCTGTCGAGCCTGCTGAAAAGCAGGCTGCAACTCAGTCGGTATCAGAAAACAAAACAAGAAAAACTACGAAGGAAATCCTATTACCGGTTTGGGCTAAGTTAGGCTCCTATCAAGAGCCTGAAGAAAAACAGGTTGAACCTGATTTACAAGCCTTTGTGGCGGATAATACTGTGACGGAATTAGAAGAGGTGGCTCGGCGGATTCGTCAAGATTTACAGGAACAGCCCGACCTTCGTTTACGGGATATTTTGGTTTTAGCCCGCGACTTGGGCCCTTATAGCAAGCATTTACCGGCAGTGATGAACCAATTTGACCTGGCGTATTTCTTAGATAATGACATTAAGATGGGAAACCATCCCTTGGTTGAATTGGTGACGAAGTTGCTTGGTCCTGCCAATCAGGCCTTTTATCCGGAAAATATTCTCACAATTTTGAAAACTGGTTTCTTGCGTCCCAGTCAAGACGGCCAGTTGATTAGTGATGACATTTATTTTGAAACCGTGGCCTACCTTGATAATTATTTGGCTGGCCATCGTCCCTCTGCACGAAAATGGCATGACCGACAGGCACAGTTTATTTTATTTGAGGATAACGGTGAGCCCGATCGCCCTGGCTTTGACCAAGATCAACGGGTTAACCACCGCCTGAACTTGTTGAAGGGTTTCGTGGTGGAAGCTCTCGATGCCATGCACCAAGGATTAAAGCGAGCGAAAACGTTAAGCGCTGGGGCCCGTTTTTTGATGACTTACCTTGATCAATTTCAGGTTAAAAAGGCGATTATTAACCATCGGGATGCTTTGGTGGCAGCTGGTGACTTGGTTAAGGCACAACAGGTCATGGAAGTTTGGCAGCTCTTTATCAATATTTTGGACCAAGTGCTCCAGGTCTCCGGTGAGCAAGTCTTTGACCGCCAGGTCTTTTTGGCATCACTACAATCAGGATTTTCCGGAGGGAAGTTTACCGGGATTCCTAACCAGTTAGACCAGTTAACCATTTCAGAGGCTGGAATCGTGCAGAGTCAAAAGTACCGAATTTTGTACTTTATTGGAGGGACCCGGTCGGCTTTGCCGGCACAGGTTAAGAATAAGACCGTTTTGACGGATCAAGACCGTCTGCTCGTCCAGCCGGCATTGGCCGAACAAGAAACACCACGTTATTTGCGACAAACCGCTGCAGCCCAGATGGCCGAAGAAAACTTGGTTTTCTATGGAGCGCTGCAGACCGCTTCGTCAAAGGTCGTTTTGTCCTACCCACTGTTAAATCAGGAAGGTCAGAAAAATGAGATGTCGCCTTACTATAGTCGCCTGCTAAATTTCTTTTTGGTACCAGTGCAGCCTGTAGCAGGGCAGGCCAAGAATTTGGCTGATTTAACGGCGCATTACTTGGGTACACCAGCAGCGACGCTTTCGCAATTGGCTAAGATGACTGATATTGTCGGCCAGGAAACTGATTTTCAAATTGTCCGAGATACTTTGGCAGATGCTGGCTTAGGCGGCCAGGTTGACAAGGTTTTGTCGAGTCGCCACTACCAAAATCAGGCCCGGATTTTGACCCCTGCTTTGGCCAAGGAGTTATTTCAGCGGCCGCTGCGGGTTTCAATTTCACAAATTGAAGCCTTTTATCAAAATCCCTATGAATACTTTTTGAAATATGGGTTGCACTTGCAGGAACGGCCAAGTGCCGAGCTAGATGCTGCTTCGACGGGGATTATTTATCATGACCTCTTTGAAAAGGCAATTTTCAACCTGATTGAAAAGAAGGAAAGTCTCCGCGACCTGACACCAGCAGATATTAAGGCAGTTGTTCAAGGTGAATTAGAGCGGCTAGTCCAGGAACCGCCATTTGCTGAGTTAAATGAGGATGGGCAAGGTAAGACAGTGGCCAAGTATTTGGACCAGGTTGCCCAGGAATTGCTCAAGCAGTTAACGCAGGCAGCTCAAACCAACCAGTCTGTCCCAGACAGGGTTGAAACGCTCTTCGGCTTTCCTCAGGGTGATTTGATGGCCTTGAGTTTAGGTGAGGGGGACCGGGAGGTCATCGTCCGTGGTAAGATTGATCGATTAGACCGACAAGATCCAGATGGGAACTTTGCCACTTTGGTTGATTACAAGACATCCAAAAAAACTTTTAGTTATCGTGACGCAGCCAATGGCCTGCAGCTACAATTGCTGACTTACTGGCAGGCTGTTCAGGAAAACGCCAAGCAGTTGGGCATTCAAAACGTTGGCGGGGCTTTCTTTGCCCCAATCCAGCAAGAGGTGATTCCACTGGCTAAATTCCGCGGTGATGTGGATGAATTGTTGGCTGGTAAAGCCACTAGTCAAAGCTTTCAGTACCGGGGCTTGGCCTTGGATAATCCTGATTACCTAGACGAATTGGAACGACTGGCGCCAAAGGAAAAGGCGCGCTACTATCAGTTAACGATGTCAAAGGATGGCCAGCCAACGGCCACATCGGAAACGATTGCCGCTGCTGATTTCGCCCTATTAGCTAAGAAAAACCGAGAACTTTTGCAAGAAGCGGCCGCAAAGATTCAGGCCGGGCAATTTCCAATTCGACCGGTTGAAAGCGCCCTACAATATTCCGCCTATCAGGACATCATGCGCTTTGATAAGGTCTTGGGGGACCATTACCAGGTGCCAAAGTATACCGGTCGGAAGCAAGCAGTTATCAAACAGTTACAAACAGAAGAGGATGGTGAAAATGGCTAG
- a CDS encoding YqgQ family protein produces the protein MKNFYDILQYLKTYDVFIHLGKRLWDIEMAALEVDNLYKADVLSKEDYQKMKVILAKEHDQEAKLTGDYSGPEFLAASSVQ, from the coding sequence ATGAAAAATTTTTACGATATTTTACAGTACTTAAAAACTTATGACGTTTTTATTCACTTAGGCAAGCGTCTCTGGGATATTGAAATGGCCGCTTTGGAAGTTGATAACCTTTACAAAGCCGATGTGCTTTCAAAAGAAGATTATCAAAAAATGAAAGTTATCTTGGCCAAGGAGCATGACCAGGAGGCAAAGCTGACTGGGGATTATTCTGGTCCGGAATTTTTAGCCGCAAGTAGTGTACAATAA